DNA sequence from the Glycine soja cultivar W05 chromosome 18, ASM419377v2, whole genome shotgun sequence genome:
GCATTGAAGTAGTTCTTGTCTTTTGAGTTGcataatttatgttttatcGTCATCGTCGTACTTGCGGTAACACTCACCGTTGCACCAGGTATTTCTTTGATTTAAGGTTTTTGAGATAGTTGAGAACATTTCTTTGATTTAGGGTTTGTGACAAATTGGGAACATTTCTTTGAATTTATTAAGGGATTTTTTCACTGAATTGGTTTAGGGGAGAATGTTATATTGATTGATCATTTAACTTGAAATGCCCATTTTATTCTCTACTAATAAGTAACCGTGTGTATGTTGATAGGATCAATTGGCTATGAACTTGAATTATTAGTGAGAAATGAGTTTAATCATCTGAGACAAATGCATCATGATTTTTCAACTTTGCTAGCCCGTACTGGAGTCACTTGGGAAATGGAACCCAACAAAGTGAATGCCCCTAATGAAGTATAGGACGAATTGATTAAGGTATAACTTGATCctaaaattattgttattgttattgttgtatGTTGTCATTGCTTAGTATTGACATTGTACACTTTATCTTTTATAGAAAGGAAGGCATTACAAGAATTTCAAGAAACATGGTTTTGAGTATGACTATGATATCCTCGGTGACATATTCAATTCAAGCACAGCAACTGGGAAACTAAGTCATGCTTCTACTCAAGAGCCACCAAATTCTGATGAGGAGAAAGTCATGGAAGGTGATTTCTTTACAAAGGGGATTCATATTAATGTTTTTGATGATGAGAAGGATGATATGAAAGGGCTTAGGCACAAAAGGAAGGAAATATTTTCTTTGGGTGAGTGTTGCTGTAAAGAGGGAAAAACTTCTAACAAAGAGATGTTAGACAAAATTGTAAGCATATGGAGTGATTCAATGAGCCAAAGGACAACAACTTCAAGAGCTAGAGAAGAGTGATATAAGGGAAAGACTTCTCAAGCTACTAGTCCAATAAGTGATCCTTATTCAACAAAGGCATGCATGGAACTGTTGGACATCATGCAAGATGTTCCCACTTCAGCTTACTTTAAGTTAATGGAGAAGTTTACAAGTGAGCATTGGAGGCAAATGTTCATAGTGATGGATGCAGAGCAAAGGAAGCAATTGATAGAATCTCTTGTTGAACATTGGAGGCAAATGTTTATTCAAAGTGTTTATGTCATGTGTCTaaacttgtttaattttattgtggTGTGTTTGcacttgtttaattttattgtggTGTGATGGATTgctttatgtttttataattagGACATCATTGTGTACATTATACTTGGTATAATGGTAGGTTATATTATGGGacaatgtttttaattaatgctTTACATTATTTATATGTGCAGGTAGATATGTCTTTGAATTCATCTGACGATAGCTCAAGTAGCATAGATTCTGAATTGGATGATTATGATGATTTAATGGATTTAGTGTTAATTATGACCATCATGTAATATGAACAgagttttattgataaaactccATGTAGGACATCTATGTTGACTGGAAAAATGTataccataaaattcttaataGGTCATGAAACAAGATGTTATGAGAACTTCTGGATGAAGAAATATGTATTTATGAATTTTTGTGAAACTTTAAAGGAAGTTGCTAATTTATGTGATGGTAAAAAAGTTAGCATAAAGGAAGCGATTGCAATGTTCTTGATTATAATATGTCATAACTTGCGTCATCGGGTAGTTGCTGAACGATTTCAACATTCATTGCACACGGTGAGCAAGTGGTTTCGAATTATCCTAAAAGCAGTTTGCAAGCTAGGCACAAACATAATCCATCAAAGAAATCAAACAAGTACGCATCCTCACATTAGGGGCAATCCAAAATACTACCCATGCTTCAAGGTatttctttattaataatttagtttatttatatttttctagtgAAGTAAGTATCATGttaaaatcattataaatgTAGGATTGCATTGGTGCCATTGATGGAATGCATGTATCTGCTTGGGCTTCTGCTTCTAAACAAGCTGCTTTTCGTGGAAGAAAAGTGTTGGTGACACAAAATGTATTAGTTGTGTGTGATTTTGATATGCTTTTCACGTTTGTTTATTCTGGTTGGGAAGGGACAGCAAACGATTCAAGGGTATTTTTGGATGCTTTATCTCTCGAAAATAATTTCCCAAAGCCTAACGGAGGTATTTTTatcttgtatttatttattagtttaacGTAATGATTATTATAGTCCAGAGCATACATTCTTATTGAATAGATGAATTGTTCTTGTTGTAGATCAATTCTATTTGATCGACTCTGGATTTTCTAACATGCCAGGCTATCTTGCCCCTTTCAGAAGGAACAAATATCATTTGCACGATTTTCGTGAAGGAGGTGGACGTCCACGTGGAAAAGAAGAATTATTCAATTATAGACACTCTTCATTAAGGAATGTCATTGAAAGATTCTTTGGAGTTTTGAAAGCAAGATTTCCAATTTTGAAATTGATGCCAAGTTATCCCATTAGAAGACAAAGATTAATTCTCATTGCTTGTTGCActatacataattttataagaatgcAAAATGGTGCGAATACACTCTTTGAGCAATATGCTCAACAActcatggatatggatgaccaATGGTTATGTTTAGAGCAACAAGGTGTCAACCAAAATCAAGCAGTTGAAATGGCACAAGTTCGACAAACCATAACAAATGAAATGTGGGAAAATTACTGTAGAtcgtaaaagaaattatatttaatgttaagcTTTTGTTAGCATTCAAAATTAAGaactttcatttatatttaatgacatgtattatcttatttattatttagagtTAAATTGCAAGATGATTCTATTTCAAGTTAAATTgcaagttaattttattaattctccacttgttttttttttggtatttatataaaataatagacaTCAATTATGAAAATAGTtcaaaccaaacacattttcaatgtTTTCATTTCTTGAAAGCAggaaacaagaagtcaaaccaaacatgttttcaaaattttaatcttttgaaaataaaaacagtttttagaaaataaaaacaggaaatgaagatgcaaaccaaacacaccctaaaacTTTTTGGTGTTTTCATTTTGAGGAAATAACAagagaaataattattatttgtgttttcaaaGTGCAGATTAAGACTCTTCCCATAGCACacttagaaaaattatttttctagtcATTCGGAAAAAACTCACTATGCATTTTTCTCTTGTTTCGATCCcaggtttaaatttaaaaacaaaattcatttttgtttctattggctaaatattaacaaaatcattattttgttttatctaccaacttttatcatatttaagtttaaaagaaaattcccctttttttatttctattgccaactattaacatattaaaaaaatc
Encoded proteins:
- the LOC114396901 gene encoding uncharacterized protein LOC114396901, with the translated sequence MHHDFSTLLARTGVTWEMEPNKVNAPNEKGRHYKNFKKHGFEYDYDILGDIFNSSTATGKLSHASTQEPPNSDEEKVMEGDFFTKGIHINVFDDEKDDMKGLRHKRKEIFSLGECCCKEGKTSNKEMLDKIVDMSLNSSDDSSSSIDSELDDYDDLMDLDCIGAIDGMHVSAWASASKQAAFRGRKVLVTQNVLVVCDFDMLFTFVYSGWEGTANDSRVFLDALSLENNFPKPNGDQFYLIDSGFSNMPGYLAPFRRNKYHLHDFREGGGRPRGKEELFNYRHSSLRNVIERFFGVLKARFPILKLMPSYPIRRQRLILIACCTIHNFIRMQNGANTLFEQYAQQLMDMDDQWLCLEQQGVNQNQAVEMAQVRQTITNEMWENYCRS